A part of Parvimonas micra genomic DNA contains:
- a CDS encoding phage tail protein — MGSIFVDNKAANDSIQKTTGLGSKLASTLGNGIKTAAKVGTALASMALAGGTSLLAIANKSAATTDRIDKMSQKLNLSREGFQKWEYVLSQNGVEIENLKGGMKKLTNTLDDAKTGSKTAVESFKRIGISVKDLKDLTPEQVFEKTVEALQKMPAGAEKAALANELLGKSGSELMPLLNGTAESVEQLKKQAEEMGLVLDNETIDAGVKFTDTMDNVKRTLGAVVAKIGGQVMPVVQKFLDWIMANMPTIQAVMGKVFEYIGIFVQKAVEIFNNYFLPVIKNVVNWVVANWGSISDTMSSVFSTLWGIISPIVDIFTSFVEYLMNFQDATNLTIPILAGLTAGFIAFKAAILIGSIISTVTAGITALTAATQGQSIAQAILNAVMNANPFVLIATLIAGLVAAGVALWRNWDTVVAKAQELMSKIAEVWNSIKSKVVEVWTGIQTTISNVWNNIKTSVSSAVNSVSSTVSSIFNGLKSTVSSIWNGIKSAISSPIEAAYGVVKSAIDRIKGVFNFKFKWPHIPLPHFSISGSANPLKWLSEGVPRLSVKWYAKGGIFDKPTLFNTPYGLKGVGEAGPEAVTPISKLQEMIDWNSGNEIVAEKLDILIELLVGFFSELFDKLRTKIYLNNGVLVGELGPEIDEYFGKLNRDRERGR, encoded by the coding sequence ATGGGAAGTATTTTTGTTGACAACAAAGCAGCAAATGACTCAATTCAAAAAACAACTGGATTAGGTTCTAAATTAGCATCAACTCTTGGAAATGGAATAAAGACTGCTGCTAAAGTAGGAACAGCTTTAGCTTCAATGGCACTTGCAGGGGGAACCTCTTTATTAGCGATTGCAAACAAATCTGCAGCAACAACTGATAGAATTGATAAAATGAGTCAAAAGCTCAATTTGTCAAGAGAGGGTTTTCAAAAGTGGGAATATGTATTATCCCAAAATGGAGTTGAAATAGAAAACTTAAAAGGTGGTATGAAGAAACTTACAAATACTTTAGATGATGCTAAAACAGGAAGTAAAACTGCAGTAGAATCATTTAAAAGAATAGGAATAAGTGTAAAAGACTTAAAAGACTTAACACCTGAACAAGTTTTTGAAAAAACAGTTGAGGCTTTACAAAAGATGCCTGCAGGAGCAGAGAAAGCTGCATTAGCAAATGAACTGCTTGGCAAATCTGGAAGTGAGCTAATGCCTTTATTGAATGGAACTGCAGAAAGTGTTGAGCAGTTAAAAAAGCAAGCAGAAGAGATGGGATTAGTTTTAGATAATGAAACCATTGATGCTGGTGTTAAATTTACAGATACAATGGATAATGTAAAAAGAACACTAGGAGCAGTTGTTGCAAAAATAGGTGGACAAGTAATGCCAGTTGTTCAAAAATTCCTTGATTGGATTATGGCAAACATGCCAACAATTCAAGCAGTAATGGGAAAAGTCTTTGAATATATTGGAATATTTGTACAAAAAGCAGTTGAAATATTTAATAATTATTTCTTGCCAGTAATAAAAAATGTTGTAAATTGGGTTGTTGCGAATTGGGGTTCAATATCTGACACAATGTCGAGTGTTTTCTCTACTTTATGGGGAATAATAAGTCCTATTGTAGATATATTTACATCCTTTGTTGAATATTTAATGAATTTTCAAGATGCAACAAATCTAACAATTCCAATCCTTGCAGGATTAACTGCAGGATTTATTGCTTTTAAGGCAGCAATTCTAATAGGAAGTATAATATCAACAGTAACAGCGGGAATTACTGCTCTTACTGCTGCAACACAAGGTCAGTCAATAGCACAAGCAATATTAAATGCAGTAATGAATGCAAATCCATTTGTTTTAATTGCCACATTAATTGCCGGATTGGTTGCTGCAGGTGTAGCACTATGGAGAAATTGGGACACAGTTGTAGCCAAAGCACAAGAATTGATGAGTAAAATTGCAGAAGTCTGGAATAGTATAAAATCAAAAGTAGTTGAAGTATGGACAGGAATTCAAACAACAATATCTAATGTATGGAATAATATAAAAACAAGTGTTTCAAGTGCTGTAAATAGTGTTAGTAGTACAGTATCAAGTATTTTTAATGGATTAAAAAGTACAGTATCAAGTATTTGGAATGGAATAAAAAGTGCTATTTCATCTCCAATCGAAGCTGCATATGGAGTTGTTAAAAGTGCTATTGATAGAATAAAAGGAGTTTTTAACTTCAAGTTTAAATGGCCGCACATACCTTTACCACATTTTTCCATTTCAGGCAGTGCAAATCCTCTTAAATGGTTATCAGAGGGTGTTCCAAGACTATCAGTTAAATGGTATGCAAAAGGGGGAATTTTTGACAAACCGACACTTTTCAATACACCTTATGGACTGAAAGGAGTGGGAGAGGCAGGACCCGAAGCTGTAACACCAATAAGTAAATTACAAGAAATGATAGATTGGAACAGCGGAAATGAAATTGTTGCAGAAAAACTTGATATTTTAATAGAATTATTGGTAGGATTTTTCTCTGAACTCTTCGATAAACTAAGAACAAAAATTTATTTAAACAATGGAGTTCTAGTTGGAGAGTTAGGACCTGAAATTGATGAATATTTTGGGAAGTTAAATAGGGATAGAGAAAGGGGTCGTTAG
- a CDS encoding phage tail domain-containing protein has translation MNIVYFDNLNSYDDLNLLLESKEIEVPTAKTEYVEVPGSDGKLDFSEFFGEIKYEDRKIKLDFNMINSDLEKLSSIQNKLHSKKMKIVFSDDDKFFYYGRVSIKSCKLKHTLGIIEIEVDAEPYKLKKDITTITETINSEKIVVCNNLKKSVVPEIKTNSEFEIEFNKNKFTHSSGTFVIPEILLKEGKNEIKFKGNGTVTVTYREGCL, from the coding sequence ATGAATATAGTATATTTTGATAACTTAAATTCGTATGATGACCTCAATCTTTTACTCGAAAGCAAAGAAATCGAAGTTCCTACAGCAAAAACTGAATATGTAGAAGTACCAGGAAGTGATGGAAAACTTGATTTTTCAGAGTTTTTTGGAGAAATTAAGTATGAAGATAGAAAAATAAAACTTGATTTCAATATGATAAATTCAGATTTAGAAAAATTATCAAGTATTCAAAACAAATTACATTCAAAAAAAATGAAAATAGTTTTTTCGGATGATGACAAATTTTTCTATTACGGACGTGTAAGTATAAAAAGTTGTAAGTTGAAACATACACTTGGAATAATTGAGATAGAAGTAGATGCTGAACCCTATAAACTAAAAAAGGATATTACAACAATAACAGAAACTATTAATTCCGAAAAAATAGTTGTTTGTAATAATCTTAAAAAATCAGTAGTCCCGGAAATAAAAACAAATTCAGAATTTGAAATTGAATTTAATAAAAACAAATTTACTCACAGTTCTGGAACATTCGTAATTCCTGAAATTTTATTGAAAGAGGGAAAAAACGAAATAAAATTCAAAGGAAATGGAACTGTAACAGTAACTTATAGAGAGGGGTGTTTGTGA
- a CDS encoding phage tail protein, with the protein MYRVYCDDKLLYDPRIEELKINNAKLNLELNKTSSFSFEIFSQHPYFNSLKKLKSIIKVYQNDYLCFRGRILDDEEGLYNDKKVTCEGELAFLLDSVSRPYEHKGTVKELFEKFINEHNEQVEEEKQFKIGRCTVTDKNNLIVRSNIEYSSIWKELEEKLIKKLDGYIFIRHEDDVNYIDYLSDFDILNGQDIEFGKNLLDFKNVVDASEIATIILPVGKADEATKQRLTVKEVNNGKDYVVDEDAIKKYGKIFKVVHWDDVTVADNLLRKAKEYLSKTILLSNTITLDAVDLSALNLNISNFKIGQKNRVKSSFHNIDTIYLVNRLSVDLLNPKSNKLTMGATTYSFTEQSKNNFDKLKSDYDSKLNSTKQDTITELTTEFETKIKQTEKNIKNEVSENTYTKNETKELIKEVSTSVEQTKDSFNFKFKNFEKDLGSLQNSTDSKFLNIERYIRFKNGTIELGEKNNPLILKIKNDRIQFIQNNAEVAYFNNNKLYVLDGEFIHSLRLGEFAFIPRENGNLSFKKVGK; encoded by the coding sequence ATGTACAGAGTATATTGTGATGATAAACTTTTATATGATCCTCGAATAGAAGAATTAAAAATTAATAATGCAAAATTAAATTTAGAACTCAATAAAACGAGTTCTTTTTCTTTTGAGATTTTTTCACAACACCCATACTTTAATAGTCTTAAAAAATTGAAATCAATAATAAAAGTATATCAAAATGACTACTTATGTTTTAGAGGAAGAATATTAGATGATGAAGAGGGACTGTACAATGACAAAAAAGTTACTTGTGAGGGGGAACTTGCTTTCCTTTTAGATAGTGTAAGTCGCCCTTACGAGCATAAAGGAACAGTAAAAGAACTTTTCGAAAAATTTATTAATGAACACAATGAACAAGTCGAAGAGGAGAAACAGTTCAAAATTGGAAGATGTACAGTAACCGACAAAAACAATTTGATAGTCAGGTCTAATATAGAATATTCAAGTATATGGAAAGAGCTTGAAGAAAAATTAATAAAAAAATTAGATGGATATATTTTTATTAGACATGAAGATGATGTAAACTATATTGATTACTTAAGCGATTTTGATATTTTAAATGGACAAGACATTGAATTTGGTAAAAATTTACTTGATTTTAAAAATGTTGTGGATGCAAGTGAAATTGCTACAATAATTTTACCTGTCGGAAAAGCAGATGAAGCTACAAAACAAAGACTAACTGTAAAGGAAGTCAACAATGGAAAAGACTATGTTGTAGATGAAGATGCTATAAAAAAATATGGAAAAATATTTAAAGTGGTTCATTGGGATGATGTAACAGTTGCAGACAATCTTTTAAGAAAGGCAAAAGAATACTTAAGCAAGACAATCCTATTATCAAATACAATAACTTTAGATGCAGTTGATTTATCAGCTTTAAATCTTAATATATCAAATTTTAAAATTGGACAGAAAAATAGAGTTAAATCAAGTTTTCATAACATTGATACTATATATCTTGTAAACAGATTGTCAGTTGATTTATTAAATCCAAAATCTAATAAACTGACAATGGGAGCAACAACTTATTCATTTACAGAACAAAGTAAAAACAATTTTGACAAATTAAAAAGTGATTATGATAGCAAATTAAACTCAACAAAACAAGATACAATTACTGAATTAACAACAGAATTTGAAACAAAAATAAAACAAACTGAAAAGAATATAAAAAATGAAGTTTCAGAAAATACTTATACAAAGAATGAAACTAAAGAACTAATAAAAGAAGTTAGTACTTCTGTTGAACAAACAAAAGATTCTTTTAACTTTAAGTTTAAAAATTTTGAAAAAGATTTAGGAAGTTTGCAAAATTCAACGGATAGTAAATTTTTGAATATAGAAAGATATATAAGATTTAAAAATGGAACAATTGAACTAGGAGAAAAAAATAATCCACTAATTTTAAAAATAAAAAACGATAGAATACAATTTATTCAAAATAATGCAGAAGTTGCATATTTTAACAACAATAAATTATATGTTTTGGATGGAGAATTCATTCATTCGCTTAGGTTAGGGGAGTTTGCTTTCATTCCTCGTGAAAACGGGAATTTAAGTTTCAAGAAAGTAGGTAAATAA
- a CDS encoding phage holin — MKINWKVRLKNRAFWIAIIPALALLGKQVLELFGMSVDFTNISKELLGIIETVFVILAIIGVITDPTTKGISDSERALGYNEPNNDRR, encoded by the coding sequence ATGAAAATTAATTGGAAAGTAAGATTAAAAAATAGAGCGTTTTGGATAGCAATAATTCCTGCACTAGCTCTTTTAGGAAAACAAGTTTTAGAACTTTTTGGAATGAGTGTAGATTTTACAAATATTTCAAAAGAACTTTTGGGAATAATTGAAACTGTATTTGTTATACTTGCAATAATTGGAGTTATCACAGACCCTACTACAAAAGGAATATCAGATAGTGAAAGAGCATTAGGATATAACGAACCTAATAATGATAGAAGATAA
- a CDS encoding crAss001_48 related protein, with protein MKKIDFLERMYQEYNQLDDKIIKLEKALKTKPLDRREKELLIAQYEYMKGYREILNQRINYTKEKYSNL; from the coding sequence ATGAAAAAAATTGATTTTTTAGAAAGAATGTATCAAGAATATAATCAACTAGATGACAAAATAATTAAACTTGAAAAAGCTTTAAAAACAAAGCCATTAGATAGACGAGAAAAAGAACTTTTGATTGCTCAATATGAATATATGAAAGGATATAGAGAAATTTTAAATCAGAGAATAAACTATACTAAAGAAAAGTATAGCAATCTTTAA
- a CDS encoding peptidoglycan recognition protein family protein, translated as MKIERLIVSDAVSNRVSFGRGNPRNYLTIHQTGNTKAGANAKAHHNLQARSGVGYGWHWQVDDEFAIQTHDHTFKIWNAGDGRGKGNTESISIEICVNSDGNYIQAVKNGAELAAKILKEENIDISNMVQHNHWSGKDCPHEIRAGKNGITWAVFVEMVKKYLNENEKQGDDEEVEDVSIRKVVLNDRAIDNLPNFCADRNNVGNTVNYIGFVVTLTKKWNDYYYSQYLNGWVHESAFEDIIECNFKAVVKNKGYSVDNLAWTKRENKWYKHITSSDELLGKEFTITARTQEEGGYYYIHELAKWIDNRAFD; from the coding sequence ATGAAAATAGAAAGACTTATCGTATCAGATGCCGTTTCAAATAGGGTGAGCTTTGGAAGAGGTAATCCACGAAATTATCTTACAATACACCAAACAGGCAACACAAAAGCAGGAGCTAATGCAAAGGCACATCACAACCTACAAGCTAGGTCAGGAGTTGGATATGGTTGGCATTGGCAAGTAGATGATGAATTTGCTATACAAACTCACGATCATACATTTAAGATTTGGAATGCAGGAGATGGAAGAGGTAAAGGAAATACTGAAAGTATTTCAATAGAAATTTGTGTTAATAGTGATGGGAACTATATTCAAGCAGTCAAAAATGGAGCAGAATTGGCAGCTAAGATACTAAAAGAAGAAAATATAGACATCAGTAATATGGTACAACACAACCATTGGAGTGGAAAAGATTGTCCTCACGAAATACGAGCAGGTAAAAATGGTATAACGTGGGCTGTTTTTGTAGAAATGGTAAAAAAATACTTAAATGAAAATGAAAAACAAGGAGATGATGAAGAAGTGGAAGATGTTTCAATTAGAAAAGTTGTATTAAATGATAGGGCAATAGACAATTTACCAAATTTTTGTGCAGATAGAAACAACGTTGGAAATACTGTAAATTATATAGGCTTTGTAGTAACTTTAACCAAAAAATGGAATGATTACTATTACAGTCAATATCTCAATGGTTGGGTTCACGAAAGTGCATTTGAAGATATTATCGAATGTAATTTCAAAGCTGTTGTTAAAAATAAAGGATATTCTGTAGATAATCTTGCATGGACAAAACGTGAAAACAAATGGTACAAGCATATAACTAGCAGTGATGAATTGTTAGGAAAAGAATTCACAATAACGGCTCGAACACAAGAAGAGGGCGGCTATTATTATATACACGAGCTTGCAAAATGGATTGACAACAGAGCTTTTGATTAA
- a CDS encoding fructose bisphosphate aldolase has translation MDLQKFNRIKNDEGFIAALDQSGGSTPKALRLYGVNEDAYSNEAEMFDLIHEMRTRIVTSKAFTKERILGAILFEMTMERKVNGKFTPDYLWNEKGIVSFLKVDKGLAEEKNGVQLMKEIPNLAETVKKGIEYGVFGTKMRSVIKKANEEAIKEVVAQQFDFAKQIIAGGLVPIIEPEVDINSAEKEKCEEILKREILKELDKLEEGQEVMLKLTLPTVPNFYKELVDHKRVVRVVALSGGYSREESNELLAKNHGVIASFSRALTEGLNVNQTGEEFDKMLDSSIQSIFEASRK, from the coding sequence ATGGATTTACAAAAATTTAACAGAATCAAAAACGATGAAGGTTTTATAGCGGCTTTAGATCAAAGTGGTGGAAGTACACCGAAAGCACTTAGATTATATGGTGTAAATGAAGATGCTTATTCAAATGAAGCTGAAATGTTCGATTTAATTCACGAAATGCGTACAAGAATTGTTACTTCAAAGGCTTTTACTAAAGAACGTATATTAGGAGCAATTTTGTTTGAAATGACAATGGAAAGAAAAGTTAACGGTAAATTCACTCCGGATTATTTATGGAATGAAAAAGGCATTGTTTCATTTTTAAAAGTTGACAAGGGCTTAGCTGAAGAAAAAAATGGTGTTCAACTTATGAAAGAAATTCCTAACTTGGCTGAAACTGTAAAAAAAGGCATTGAATATGGAGTTTTCGGAACAAAAATGCGTTCAGTAATTAAAAAAGCAAATGAAGAAGCTATCAAAGAAGTAGTAGCACAACAATTTGACTTTGCAAAACAAATTATCGCAGGTGGACTTGTTCCAATTATTGAACCTGAAGTTGATATAAATTCAGCAGAAAAAGAAAAATGCGAAGAAATTTTAAAAAGAGAAATATTAAAAGAACTTGATAAATTAGAAGAAGGACAAGAAGTAATGTTAAAACTTACATTACCAACTGTTCCTAACTTCTATAAAGAATTAGTTGACCACAAGAGAGTCGTTAGAGTTGTTGCTCTTTCAGGTGGTTACTCAAGAGAAGAATCAAATGAACTTCTTGCTAAAAACCACGGAGTTATAGCAAGTTTCTCAAGAGCTTTAACAGAAGGACTTAATGTAAATCAAACTGGGGAAGAATTTGACAAAATGTTGGACAGCTCAATTCAAAGCATATTCGAAGCATCAAGAAAATAA
- a CDS encoding AbrB/MazE/SpoVT family DNA-binding domain-containing protein has translation MKSKKDKKLHAWTAKVGTKGQIVIPKEAREIFSIETGDNLLILGDERRGLAILNGDSATKILMSIQGDLSDED, from the coding sequence ATGAAGAGTAAAAAAGATAAAAAACTACATGCATGGACTGCGAAGGTAGGAACTAAAGGACAAATTGTTATTCCAAAAGAGGCAAGAGAAATTTTTTCTATAGAAACTGGAGATAATTTGTTAATACTTGGAGACGAAAGGAGAGGATTGGCAATTCTAAATGGAGATTCAGCAACAAAAATTTTGATGAGTATTCAAGGAGATTTAAGCGATGAAGATTAG
- a CDS encoding alpha/beta fold hydrolase, with product MKIRILKFIGILLLVIAVFVVIYAIYNLNYDYSGEKFRKNKASSLGLEEKQFNLKNGNVINYVEGPKNGPAILLLHGQMVDWKDYRTVFPELVKKYHVFALDYYGHGKSSKNSDLYNIESIGNDIASFIQEKVGEKTIISGHSSGALITAYIGAKFPQNVKAIILEDGPFFATEKGRAENTFSYKTFENIHNYLTEKPNTTYFEHYLKNDPMRKLFNEGGKDNWDKIVAKPAMKRFQKDKTKIPVIWYYPPKLGVNTLLQLTANLQDKTGDYDLRFGDAFYDFSFFKGIKQEELLKEITVPTCILHVKPPKNTAPSYYNKDGLLISAMDEKDAKRVKELIKGSTLIEGFDSMHDIHGDQPKEYLEKVEEFLDNIEK from the coding sequence ATGAAGATTAGAATATTAAAATTTATAGGGATATTGCTTTTAGTTATAGCTGTTTTTGTTGTAATCTATGCAATTTATAATCTAAATTATGACTATTCAGGTGAAAAGTTTAGGAAGAATAAGGCTTCAAGTTTAGGCTTAGAAGAAAAACAATTTAATTTAAAAAATGGAAATGTAATAAATTATGTTGAAGGGCCAAAGAATGGTCCGGCTATTCTATTATTGCATGGACAAATGGTAGATTGGAAAGATTATCGTACTGTATTTCCTGAATTAGTAAAAAAATATCATGTCTTTGCACTTGATTATTATGGACATGGAAAGTCAAGTAAAAATTCTGATTTATATAATATTGAAAGCATAGGAAATGATATTGCATCATTCATTCAAGAAAAAGTTGGAGAAAAAACAATTATTTCAGGACATTCATCAGGTGCACTTATTACTGCTTATATAGGTGCTAAATTCCCGCAAAATGTAAAAGCGATTATTTTAGAAGACGGACCATTTTTTGCAACAGAAAAAGGACGTGCCGAAAATACATTTTCTTATAAAACTTTCGAAAATATTCACAATTATTTAACTGAAAAACCTAATACTACTTATTTTGAACATTATCTAAAGAATGATCCGATGCGAAAACTGTTTAATGAGGGTGGAAAAGATAATTGGGATAAAATTGTGGCTAAACCTGCAATGAAAAGATTTCAAAAGGATAAGACTAAAATACCGGTTATTTGGTATTATCCACCAAAGTTAGGAGTAAATACTTTACTTCAATTAACAGCTAATTTACAAGATAAAACAGGTGATTATGACTTAAGATTCGGAGATGCATTCTATGATTTCAGTTTCTTTAAGGGAATAAAACAAGAGGAATTATTAAAAGAAATTACTGTTCCTACTTGTATATTACATGTAAAACCACCAAAAAACACAGCTCCTTCTTATTATAATAAAGATGGACTTCTGATTTCTGCAATGGATGAAAAAGATGCAAAGCGTGTTAAAGAATTGATTAAAGGTAGTACTTTAATTGAGGGATTCGATTCTATGCACGACATTCACGGGGATCAGCCAAAAGAATATTTGGAAAAAGTAGAAGAATTTTTAGATAATATAGAAAAGTAA
- a CDS encoding EFR1 family ferrodoxin (N-terminal region resembles flavodoxins. C-terminal ferrodoxin region binds two 4Fe-4S clusters.) has protein sequence MIGIYLSGTGNTKHCVEKLVNLIDDKSKCVPLEFPQIIDLLKKEDVIFLGYPTQFSNAPFMVRDFIKKNSSLWKGKKVFCVNTMGLFSGDGTGCTARILKKYGAEILGGIQIKMPDSVCDSKLLKKDIEENRQIVKNADKRLEEVAEQIKKGKYPREGLTFISHLKGLFGQRLWFYRKTIGYTDKLKISDDCNGCGLCSRICPMKNIHIKDKKAVPENKCTMCYRCISLCPQKAITLLGDKVIEQSRFEKYV, from the coding sequence ATGATAGGCATTTATTTAAGTGGAACAGGAAACACGAAACATTGTGTTGAAAAACTTGTAAATTTGATAGATGATAAGTCAAAATGTGTTCCTTTAGAATTTCCACAGATTATAGATTTATTAAAAAAAGAGGATGTAATTTTTTTAGGATATCCAACTCAATTTTCTAATGCTCCGTTTATGGTGCGAGATTTTATTAAGAAAAATAGTTCTCTTTGGAAAGGGAAAAAAGTTTTTTGTGTAAATACAATGGGACTTTTCAGTGGAGATGGAACTGGATGTACTGCAAGAATTTTAAAAAAATATGGAGCAGAAATTCTGGGAGGCATACAGATAAAAATGCCTGACTCCGTTTGCGACAGTAAGCTGTTGAAAAAAGATATTGAAGAAAATAGGCAAATAGTAAAAAATGCAGATAAGCGATTAGAAGAAGTTGCAGAACAGATTAAAAAGGGAAAATATCCAAGAGAAGGACTGACTTTCATATCACATTTGAAGGGACTTTTTGGGCAAAGATTATGGTTTTATCGTAAAACTATAGGATATACTGATAAATTAAAAATAAGTGATGATTGTAATGGTTGTGGTTTATGTAGTAGGATTTGTCCGATGAAAAATATCCACATAAAAGATAAAAAAGCAGTTCCTGAAAATAAATGTACAATGTGTTATAGATGTATAAGTCTATGTCCACAAAAGGCAATTACTTTGCTTGGAGATAAGGTAATTGAACAGTCTAGATTTGAAAAATATGTATAA
- a CDS encoding GNAT family N-acetyltransferase, producing the protein MKILEVRKNKKQYMELLLLADEQEDMIDKYIDRGIMFVLEDNGVKSECVVTDEGNGVLEIKNIATNPNFQRMGYGKILIDFVVDKYKNHFSTLQVGTGDSPKTIDFYLKCGFSRSHIVKNFFTDNYNHPIYEDGIQLVDMIYLRRDL; encoded by the coding sequence ATGAAGATATTGGAAGTTAGAAAAAACAAAAAGCAGTATATGGAGCTTCTGCTTCTTGCTGATGAACAAGAAGATATGATTGACAAATATATTGATAGAGGAATAATGTTTGTTTTAGAGGATAATGGTGTTAAATCTGAATGTGTAGTTACTGATGAGGGAAATGGAGTTCTTGAAATAAAAAACATCGCTACAAACCCTAACTTTCAAAGAATGGGTTACGGAAAAATTCTAATTGATTTTGTTGTTGATAAATATAAAAATCATTTTTCTACATTACAAGTTGGTACAGGAGATAGTCCTAAAACCATTGATTTTTATTTGAAATGTGGATTTTCTCGCTCGCATATTGTCAAAAATTTTTTTACGGATAATTATAATCACCCAATATATGAAGACGGTATCCAATTGGTTGATATGATTTATTTGCGTAGAGATTTATAA